Below is a window of Pseudarthrobacter equi DNA.
CCACCATGGCCGAGGTGGCCCGGGTTGCCGGCCTGCCGATCGGTTCGGTCTACTGGCACTTTGAAAACAAGGAGGGTCTGTTTGCTGCACTGATCGACTACTGTTTCGAAAACTGGCAGACCCGTCACCGTGGACCAGAGAACAGGGCCATCCTCCGTACCAGCATCGCCGGATCCGCCGCCAATTCCACTGATCCCGAGCATGCGCAGGAAGCGTTTTGGATCATTGGCCTGCTCTTTGCCTTGGAGAAGAGGTTGGCAGGAAACGCTGCCCGCCAGAAGTACTTGGAAGTCCGCGAGCAGATGTATGAACTCATGGTGAAGGCCGTCACTCCGGGGCTACCGGAGGCAGCGCTCCGTGCCAAGCCCGATCTTGCGCGGAAAGTCGTGATGCTGGGCCGAGCCCTTACGGACGGTTTCTACATCTCGGCCTCCGCGGGAGACCAGATCGACTTCGCCGAAGCGGCCGAGCTCTCGGCGCTGGCCATGGACAAGCTCGTCAAGCACTATGCCGAGCTCGGAGAGGCGGCGGACAACGAGTGACAGCACCAGTCAAGGTAGCGCTGGTGGTGGGCGGTGGCCGCGGAATCGCGGGTGCGGCAACCAGGGCTTTGGCTGCTGACGGGTACAGGATTGCGGCACTTTCTCCCACCGGCAGTGCCATGGAATTGGCCCGCAGCCTCGGCGGGGTGGGCGCGGTTGGTTCCAACCGTTCCGTTGCTGACCTGAAGTTGGTAACGGACTTGGCGCTGGAGACCTACGGACGGATCGACGTCGTCATCAATAGTGCCGGCCATGCGGCCAGGAAGCCGGTGCTCGGGATCAGCGACGCCGAATGGGCCGAAGGCTACGAGATGTACCTCCTGAGCGTCATTCGCATGGCACGGATCGTCACTCCTCACCTGCTTGCCGCGGGCGGGGGATCGGTGGTGAACGTTTCCACCAGTTCCCCCTTCGAACCCAATCCGAACTACCCGGTTTCCGGCACATTCCGCGCCGCCCTGGCCGCTTTCACCAAGCTGTATTCCGATGAGTACGGTCCGTCCGGAATCCGAATGAACAGTGTCCTTCCGGGCTTTACCAAGGAAGACCCCGGCGCCGTGCCGGCCGAATGGACCACCCGAATACCACTGCGCAGGGCTGCCAGTTCCGAGGAAGTAGCCCGCGTCATCCGATTCCTCGCTGGTGAGGAATCGAGCTACATCACAGGCCAGAACATCCGAGTGGATGGCGGCTCGTCCCGGTCCGTTTAGGAGTGGGACATCTAGAGAAAGGCTTTAGCTATGGCAGTTGGTGTGATTGCCGAAATGGGCTATCTCGCAATGCGAACCCGGGACTACGACGAGTCCCTTGAACTGGCTACCGATGTCCTCGGCCTGCGCATGACGCTGAACGATGACAAGCGTGCCTACCTGTCCGCCGCGGACCGCCACCACGAGTTGGTTTACGTAAAAGGCGAAGAGGACGGAATCGACCACATCGGTCTTGTTGCGGACAGCCCGGAGGGGCTCGAAATCATCCGCAAGCGCCTGGAGGCGGCGGGGTTCCCCATCCTGACCCGTAGTCCACTGGAGCGGGAGATCGGCGAAGGCTTCGCTGTCCTCGGCCCGGAGGGCTACGTCTACCACGTCTACGTTGGGATGAAGGACTTCCGGCACGGTCCCGCATCCTTTGGCCCGGACCGGTATGGCCACATTAATATCCATCCCCAGAACCCCGGCTTAATGAAGGACTTCCTGGTGGAGTTCTTCGGCTTCAAGGTTTCCGATGTCATTGGCCAGGACTTCGCGTACTTCCTGCGGTGCAACCCGGATCATCACGGTATTGCCCTGATCAAGGGCCGCGGTTCCCTGCACCATCACGCGTGGCAGACCCAGTCGATCGCAGACCTCGGCCGTCTGGGTGACAGGTTGTTCGCCAAAGGTCGTCGGTTGATCTGGGGCCCCGTGCGCCACGGCGCAGGACACAACATCGCGGCGTACTACGTCGAGCCCAACGGCACCGTGGTGGAGCTGTACACCGACCTGGAACAGATCCACGACGTTGAACGTCCTCCGATCGAATGGGACCAGGACGACCGGACCTGGTTCAACCGCTGGGGCGTCTACAACGGCGAAGACTTCCGCTTGCACGGTGCCTTCCCCATTGCGTTGAACTGAGAATGGGCCGGGTTGCCCTACTCCTTGGGCAGCCCGGCTTCGGAGGCGGCGTGAAACTCGGCTTCTTCGATCACATCGATCGTTCGCATGTAGTGCTCACGCAGAAGCTTGGTGGCCGTCGGGGCGTCGCGGGCGACGGTGGCGTCGAGGATAGCCCGGTGCTCGGCTTCGATGTCCCGGGACTGGGCGCGTTTGTCCGGAGCGGTCCAGAGGCGGTAAAGGGCGGTAGCCTCGCCAAGGGTGGCTGCG
It encodes the following:
- a CDS encoding SDR family oxidoreductase, translated to MTAPVKVALVVGGGRGIAGAATRALAADGYRIAALSPTGSAMELARSLGGVGAVGSNRSVADLKLVTDLALETYGRIDVVINSAGHAARKPVLGISDAEWAEGYEMYLLSVIRMARIVTPHLLAAGGGSVVNVSTSSPFEPNPNYPVSGTFRAALAAFTKLYSDEYGPSGIRMNSVLPGFTKEDPGAVPAEWTTRIPLRRAASSEEVARVIRFLAGEESSYITGQNIRVDGGSSRSV
- a CDS encoding TetR/AcrR family transcriptional regulator; the protein is MSPRASADVSSNGKSETGKRRRVHQSTPENERAILEAVLQLAVKVGYEGTTMAEVARVAGLPIGSVYWHFENKEGLFAALIDYCFENWQTRHRGPENRAILRTSIAGSAANSTDPEHAQEAFWIIGLLFALEKRLAGNAARQKYLEVREQMYELMVKAVTPGLPEAALRAKPDLARKVVMLGRALTDGFYISASAGDQIDFAEAAELSALAMDKLVKHYAELGEAADNE
- a CDS encoding VOC family protein, which codes for MAVGVIAEMGYLAMRTRDYDESLELATDVLGLRMTLNDDKRAYLSAADRHHELVYVKGEEDGIDHIGLVADSPEGLEIIRKRLEAAGFPILTRSPLEREIGEGFAVLGPEGYVYHVYVGMKDFRHGPASFGPDRYGHINIHPQNPGLMKDFLVEFFGFKVSDVIGQDFAYFLRCNPDHHGIALIKGRGSLHHHAWQTQSIADLGRLGDRLFAKGRRLIWGPVRHGAGHNIAAYYVEPNGTVVELYTDLEQIHDVERPPIEWDQDDRTWFNRWGVYNGEDFRLHGAFPIALN